In Lotus japonicus ecotype B-129 chromosome 5, LjGifu_v1.2, one genomic interval encodes:
- the LOC130720633 gene encoding 14 kDa proline-rich protein DC2.15-like codes for MASHKLIAAIFVLSLLSYSTFSHACGSCNPTPKPKPKPTPAPAGKCPKDTLKLGACADLLGLVNVVLGSPASSKCCALLEGLADLEAAVCLCTAVKANVLGINLNVPVTLSVLLSACQKTVPSGFQCA; via the coding sequence ATGGCTTCCCACAAGCTCATTGCTGCCATTTTTGTGCTTTCCCTCCTCTCTTACTCAACATTCTCCCACGCCTGCGGCTCATGCAACCCCACCCCCAAGCCGAAGCCGAAGCCGACGCCAGCACCAGCAGGCAAGTGCCCTAAGGACACGTTGAAGCTAGGAGCTTGTGCTGACCTTCTAGGACTTGTTAACGTTGTTCTTGGATCCCCTGCTTCGAGCAAGTGCTGTGCATTGTTGGAGGGTTTGGCTGATTTGGAGGCAGCAGTTTGCCTCTGCACTGCTGTTAAGGCCAATGTGCTTGGAATCAACTTGAATGTTCCTGTCACGCTCAGCGTCCTCCTTAGTGCTTGCCAGAAAACGGTTCCTTCTGGTTTCCAATGTGCATAA
- the LOC130717219 gene encoding uncharacterized protein LOC130717219, with protein MAFSSASLRSSSYSCSSQLWCSIRCNTKQCSRGGLVVVGGRKGRSVGNGVCVVRSVLNDNRSSVGSYGGAEPARVLLERLFEQTQKLENQMSGGEQDLRGLETDLLAALTAMKEKEDHLQEVERAVVLENGKLKQAKEELERQENEIEAARTRYERLEEEMKEATGSLVSQAGQIEELKLRLRDRDHEIADVRNALFLKEEEMEKMRTDLAKKSEEAASVDSELRQKAQLLSEANEVVNKQEVELQELRRAVWEREEELQLSLALRETEEEKLKVTEANLEKQAMEWMLAQEELRKLREEASRQAQESSETLEDFTRVKKLLSDVRSELVSSQQSLASSRYKMEEQERLLEQQAAELTEQRESVMSYMDNLKYAQIEVESERTKLKVAEELNKELERDLSLEKEHIKELQEELKKERASLEQTVQEVSLLQEELEKRSAEFREASALLQLKESELVDAKLEIQHLKSEKASLQDLLEEKDMELYNARKMLVEVSQEISDLKMLVNCKETQLIEAANMLREKDEHVKIIENKLNNTNLKAFEAETVVKRILDLTNQLVTSINDEDINSPRPLDEMGNQLLEQLLEEPNNDLRWQQKRLENQLELTKESLKTKEMEVLAAQRALTIKDEELKMTLARLDAKEEEFKKAKVEMTEDANDLQRLYAFAQERIGEKTMGDLAVEKLQLEAAQLEVEACTSALQKLAEMSRKLLNTAILSVEADNYILKNKDSNPNSIKNINNIDVFSVVKAGVARLSSLTEQLVLEAGISAAAN; from the exons ATGGCTTTCTCCTCCGCATCTCTTCGCTCTTCCTCTTATTCCTGCAGCTCACAG TTGTGGTGCTCTATAAGGTGCAATACGAAGCAGTGTAGTAGAGGAGGTTTGGTTGTCGTCGGAGGGAGAAAAGGTCGAAGTGTAGGGAATGGTGTTTGTGTTGTTAGGTCGGTGTTGAATGACAATAGGTCGAGTGTTGGTAGTTATGGAGGGGCTGAGCCTGCTAGGGTTCTTCTGGAGAGGTTGTTTGAGCAGACGCAGAAGCTGGAGAACCAGATGAGTGGTGGGGAACAGGATCTTCGGGGTTTGGAGACGGATCTTTTGGCGGCGCTAACGGCgatgaaggagaaggaggatcATTTGCAGGAAGTGGAGAGGGCTGTGGTGTTGGAGAATGGGAAGTTGAAGCAGGCGAAGGAGGAGTTGGAGAGGCAAGAGAATGAAATTGAGGCTGCTCGCACCAGGTATGAGAGGCTTGAGGAGGAGATGAAGGAGGCTACTGGTTCTTTGGTGTCTCAAGCTGGCCAGATAGAGGAACTGAAGCTCCGGCTTAGGGATCGTGATCATGAGATTGCTGATGTCCGGAATGCGCTGTttttgaaggaagaagaaatggaGAAAATGAGGACTGATTTGGCCAAGAAGAGTGAGGAAGCTGCTTCTGTTGATTCTGAGCTCAGACAGAAGGCTCAGCTTCTTAGTGAAGCAAATGAGGTTGTGAACAAACAAGAAGTCGAGCTTCAGGAACTGAGGAGGGCTGTCTGGGAAAGGGAAGAAGAACTCCAATTGTCTCTGGCCCTGAGggaaactgaagaagaaaagCTCAAGGTTACAGAGGCAAATTTGGAAAAGCAGGCGATGGAGTGGATGTTAGCACAGGAAGAACTTAGGAAGCTGCGGGAGGAGGCTTCAAGACAAGCGCAGGAAAGTAGTGAAACACTGGAGGATTTCACAAGGGTAAAGAAGCTTCTCAGTGATGTGAGGTCTGAATTAGTTTCATCTCAGCAATCACTGGCATCTTCTAGATATAAAATGGAAGAACAAGAGCGTTTGTTAGAACAGCAGGCGGCAGAACTTACAGAGCAGAGGGAAAGTGTTATGTCATACATGGATAATTTAAAATATGCCCAAATAGAAGTGGAGAGTGAAAGAACAAAACTTAAGGTTGCAGAGGAATTGAACAAGGAACTTGAACGGGATCTGTCCCTCGAAAAGGAGCATATAAAGGAGTTACAAGAAGAGTTGAAGAAAGAGAGAGCTTCTTTGGAGCAGACAGTTCAAGAAGTGTCTTTGCTTCAGGAGGAATTAGAGAAAAGAAGTGCAGAATTTAGGGAAGCGAGTGCGCTTCTTCAGCTCAAAGAGTCAGAACTTGTTGATGCTAAGCTAGAAATCCAGCACTTGAAATCTGAAAAGGCTTCTCTTCAGGATCTCTTGGAGGAGAAAGACATGGAACTTTACAATGCTAGGAAGATGCTGGTGGAGGTAAGCCAGGAAATTTCTGATCTTAAGATGCTTGTGAACTGTAAAGAAACACAGCTTATTGAAGCGGCCAATATGCTCAGGGAGAAAGATGAGCACGTGAAGATCATCGAGAACAAGTTGAATAATACAAACCTGAAGGCTTTCGAGGCTGAAACTGTGGTAAAACGAATTTTAGACCTCACTAATCAACTGGTTACTTCCATTAATGATGAAGACATAAACTCACCGAGACCTCTAGATGAAATGGGTAATCAACTACTCGAGCAACTTCTGGAGGAACCTAATAATGATTTGAGGTGGCAACAAAAACGGCTTGAGAATCAACTTGAGCTGACCAAAGAAAGCTTAAAAACAAAGGAGATGGAAGTTCTTGCTGCTCAGAGGGCTCTAACAATAAAAGATGAGGAGCTTAAAATGACTCTTGCAAGATTGGATGCAAAAGAGGAAGAGTTCAAAAAAGCTAAGGTGGAGATGACAGAAGATGCTAATGATCTTCAAAGGCTGTATGCTTTTGCACAGGAGAGAATTGGTGAGAAAACTATGGGGGACTTGGCAGTTGAGAAGCTTCAGCTTGAGGCAGCTCAGCTTGAAGTTGAAGCTTGTACAAGCGCTCTGCAGAAACTTGCAGAAATGAGTCGAAAACTATTGAATACGGCGATCCTGAGTGTTGAGGCTGACAACTATATCCTGAAAAATAAGGATAGTAACCCCAACTCAATCAAAAACATCAATAACATTGATGTTTTCAGTGTGGTAAAAGCAGGAGTTGCTCGACTTTCATCTTTGACTGAACAGCTTGTGCTAGAAGCGGGTATTTCTGCTGCTGCAAACTAG
- the LOC130717717 gene encoding uncharacterized protein LOC130717717, which yields MSREVIATPSAPSFDYEILDRDPDILRTVSASSNRTNPWIEPERLKLRHRIGRGPFGDVWLATHHQSTEDYDEHHEVAAKMFHPIREDHVKIVLEKFNELYFKCQGVSNVCWLHGISIINGRICIIMNLYGGSIGDKMARLREGFISLHDVLRYGINLAEGIVELHSKGILILNLKPFNALLNDNDQAILGDVGIPSVLLGSSFLNSDMAQRLGTPNYMAPEQWEPEIRGPISFETDTWGFGCTIVEMLTGNQPWFGCPVSGIYQSVVEKYEKPHIPSGLPSSVENILSGCFEYDLRNRPLMVDILSVFKSSLNELSNDGGWRYQGIMKVIPKSVSTGYTKWVPSKDHLQVGDMVRSRKPSNSCKAQNMEISEGTVVGLERNADHGFVLVRVHGIHDPVRIHASTLERVSFGLAAGDWVRLRDENEKHSPVGILHSINREDGRVTVGFIGLQTLWNGNSSELEMAESFCVGQFVKLKDTVSSPRFEWRRKRGGGAWATGRVSWILPNGCLIVKFPGMLNLGNESSTFLADPFEVEVVNFKTCPGMIEKYQHVEDHHWAVRPVLIVFGLFTALKLGTLVGKKVRRNAKVNAIESENEYVEGQNGSNASRRSSSTIAPGTTWVPSVANMSNILFKGGI from the exons ATGTCTAGAGAAGTCATTGCTACTCCATCAGCTCCTTCATTTGATTATGAGATCTTGGATAGAGATCCTGACATCCTTAGAACTGTTAGTGCCTCATCCAATCGCACTAATCCATGGATTGAACCTGAAAGGTTGAAACTGAGACATAGAATTGGTCGGGGGCCCTTTGGTGATGTTTGGCTTGCAACCCATCATCAGTCAACTGAAGATTATGATGAGCACCATGAAGTTGCTGCTAAGATGTTCCATCCAATCAGAGAAGATCATGTGAAGATTGTATTGGAGAAATTCAACGAGTTATACTTTAAATGCCAAGGAGTTTCTAACGTTTGCTGGCTGCATGGGATTTCAATCATAAATGGAAGG ATCTGCATCATTATGAATTTGTATGGGGGTTCAATTGGTGATAAGATGGCTAGACTCAGAGAAGGCTTTATTTCTTTGCATGATGTTTTGAG GTATGGAATCAATCTAGCTGAAGGTATTGTGGAACTTCACTCTAAAGGGATCCTTATTCTCAACCTGAAACCATTCAATGCTCTTCTCAATGATAATGATCAAGCAATTTTGGGAGATGTTGGTATTCCTAGTGTTTTGCTTGGCTCCTCATTTCTTAACTCAGATATGGCTCAGAGGCTTGGAACTCCAAATTACATGGCTCCAGAACAATGGGAACCGGAGATCAGAGGCCCGATATCCTTTGAAACGGATACATGGGGGTTCGGATGTACCATTGTTGAGATGTTGACCGGTAATCAACCTTGGTTTGGATGTCCTGTTAGTGGAATATACCAATCGGTTGTTGAAAAGTATGAAAAACCCCATATTCCGAGTGGCCTTCCTTCTTCGGTTGAGAATATCCTTAGTGGATGCTTTGAGTATGATTTGAGAAATCGCCCTCTGATGGTTGATATTTTGAGCGTCTTTAAAAG CTCACTGAATGAACTGTCCAATGATGGAGGATGGAGATATCAGGGAATCATGAAAGTTATTCCCAAATCAGTTAGCACGGGCTACACAAAGTGGGTCCCCTCAAAGGATCATCTTCAGGTGGGCGACATGGTCCGATCTAGAAAGCCTTCCAATTCATGCAAAGCTCAAAACATGGAAATCTCGGAAGGAACTGTTGTTGGTTTAGAACGCAATGCGGATCATGGTTTTGTTCTCGTGAGGGTCCACGGTATTCACGACCCTGTGAGAATTCACGCGTCGACTCTCGAACGCGTCTCATTTGGCTTGGCAGCCGGTGACTGGGTGCGCTTAAGAGATGAGAACGAGAAACACTCACCGGTGGGCATTTTGCATTCCATCAATCGCGAAGATGGTAGAGTCACTGTTGGATTCATCGGGCTGCAAACCCTTTGGAATGGAAATTCCTCAGAATTAGAAATGGCAGAATCATTCTGTGTGGGCCAGTTTGTCAAGCTGAAAGACACTGTTTCGAGTCCTCGGTTTGAATGGCGTCGCAAAAGGGGAGGCGGTGCGTGGGCTACTGGTAGGGTTTCATGGATCCTCCCTAATGGGTGTTTGATTGTCAAGTTCCCAGGGATGCTGAATCTTGGGAATGAATCTAGCACATTCTTGGCTGATCCATTCGAGGTTGAAGTGGTTAATTTTAAGACTTGTCCCGGGATGATAGAAAAGTATCAACATGTGGAGGATCATCACTGGGCAGTTAGAcctgttcttattgtgtttggCCTCTTCACAGCTCTCAAACTAGGCACATTGGTTGGAAAGAAAGTGAGGAGGAACGCGAAGGTCAATGCAATAGAAAGCGAAAATGAATATGTTGAAGGTCAAAATGGCAGCAATGCTTCAAGGAGATCCTCTAGTACTATAGCTCCTGGCACAACATGGGTTCCTTCAGTTGCTAACATGAGTAACATCCTTTTTAAAGGTGGTATATAA